One Gemmatimonadota bacterium genomic window, CAGTATTTTTCCGTGTATATCTGCATTCTTTTGAGGCTTTTTTCTGTAGGTTCGGACATGGCGTGTACCTCCAGTTTTGGGATTTTGTGTTTGGGCTACAAGTAGCTGTTGAGATAATCCATAGATTTTCGGAGTTCTGCTCTGGCATCGCCCGGGGGGATGCTGCATTCAAAGCCGCAGTAGTACTCATAGCCGATGTCAGACAGTGCTTTGAGTGCGGGACCGAAATCCGTGTGACCATAGCCGGGTAAGATGCGATTGCTGTCTGCCAGATGCACATTGGCGATGTGTTTGCCCCCTGCGCGGATGGCTTCGGCGAGGTCGGCTTCTTCGATGCTCATGTGAAAGAGGTCGGCCATGGTGGCGATAGCTGGGCTGCCCACGGCTTCGCAGATTTCAACGCCCTGGGCAACCGTGCAGGGCCACCACTGTTCGTAGCGGTTCAAGGGTTCTATGATCAGACGACTGCCGCACGCCTCGGCATGCGGGGCGATGTCCTGCTTGAGAATTTCGATGAGGAGATCTTTTTCAAGTGTAGATGTGCTGTACAGGGGAGAAAGATCGGGAATGCGTTGGCCTCCACCCATTTTGATGCCGATAAGCGGTGGAAAAATTACACCTACACCACCGACTTCCGTACACAGAGTCAGGGCGTCGTTAATGGATTTTACGGCTGCGTTGCGTTCCTGGGGACGCGCGTCGAGCAGACCTTTACCGCCCCGGGATGAGCAGATATTGGGCACAATACCCGTCGCGTCTGATGCTGCTTTGATCTCATCTGCAAAATCTGCGGTGCTGCTATTGGTGATTTCAATGCCGGAAAAGCCGAGTTCTTTGAGCGTCTGGAATTTCTCCATCAGGGTGTTGCCAGGAGCCATGGGTTCGCGAAGAGAATATTTGATGGTCATAATCAGTCCTGTGGAAATTTATAGTAACGCATACAGACAATATACTGTCTTATGGATAAATAGCAAGTTCAGGGCGACTACGCTCTCGCACTTTCACTGCAATGAGAATTTTCTCGCAACGGCGCCTGCCGTTTATCCCAAGCACACCTGCGCGATTTCTCTCTAAATTTCCCTCAGTTTTTTGAGTACATATTCAGATTTCTGATTTTTCCAACTCTCTCATCTCGACCGAGACGCAGGAAAAAACCGATTTTTTACATGATTGGCTCCTGAAAATCCATCTCCAGGCAGTAAACGGGAGGTAAGTAGTTCTTTGGCACGTGTTTTGCTTGTGTCTGGGTGAAACAGTTTGCCCCAACCCAACATTGGAGGTGTAGAGATGCTGCGATTTGTGATGGCGGTGCTGTTCTCTTTAATGCCAGGGGCTGCTCTGGCAGACGGAATAATTATCCCCGAACCGTGGGTGGAGCTTGCGATTGCGCGGCATCTGGTGAAAGTGCGTATCCAGGATCAGGCGGTAGTGACGGAGATTGATCAGTCTTTTCTAAATCTGGGAAGAGCTGGGGAAGTGGAGGGCACCTATATGTTCCCGATTCCTGAAAGAGCCGCGATTTCGGCTTTTTCGATGTTTGTAGATGGAAAGGCGCTCGCGGCAGAACTCCTCCCGGCGGATGAGGCGAGGCGGATTTATACGGAAATTGTGCGACAGCGGATCGATCCGGCCCTGCTGGAGTATGCTGGGCGAGGGGCTTATCGCGCCCGGATTTTCCCCATTGTAGCAGAAGTGGAAAAGCGGGTACAGTTGTCCTAC contains:
- a CDS encoding sugar phosphate isomerase/epimerase produces the protein MTIKYSLREPMAPGNTLMEKFQTLKELGFSGIEITNSSTADFADEIKAASDATGIVPNICSSRGGKGLLDARPQERNAAVKSINDALTLCTEVGGVGVIFPPLIGIKMGGGQRIPDLSPLYSTSTLEKDLLIEILKQDIAPHAEACGSRLIIEPLNRYEQWWPCTVAQGVEICEAVGSPAIATMADLFHMSIEEADLAEAIRAGGKHIANVHLADSNRILPGYGHTDFGPALKALSDIGYEYYCGFECSIPPGDARAELRKSMDYLNSYL